The following nucleotide sequence is from Oreochromis niloticus isolate F11D_XX linkage group LG9, O_niloticus_UMD_NMBU, whole genome shotgun sequence.
ccgtgagtcctgcattttgggtcctctcttcctgcctgcctacacacagacatgacacATAACCTATGGAGTAACTGCCAGAACTCTCCTGCTGAGAAGTGGAGGTACCAACCACTGCACAAGCATAATACCTCAGTTAGTAGGAACTATTAGTACTAACTGGGTTCAGACAAGAAGGCCCACAATGCAACACAAAACAAGAcataacaagaaaaagaaacttcacacatagatgtacatgaacaGGATAAGCATATTTGCATGTTGCATTAAACCACACAGATATGCTTTTAAACACGACCTCCATTCTTTTCACTGTAATCAACCAAATTTAGATATGAAAGAAAACGTTTTAAAACCTAAGGTCCAGTTTGCCcagaataaaacaaagacaacaccATCACTGGTTCATCACAAGGTTTGAGAGGTTGGATTTGGTGGGTTTCCTACCCTAAAGACCTCGATCCAGATTCCCGGTGCTGGATTATAAAATTTACTTGACCATGTTGTTGCAGCTTTAACTCACACTCCTCTGGGAAAATAACTCTAAATGGAACTTTTATGACAGGTTAAACTGATGAACTGATTTTTATTtctaatgtcattttaatacGTTTTAGGTTAATTTAACATGCATCACAGTTTATTAGATGATACGTCTTTAAtacaaaaagaaactaaaaaaaaataaaagaattaaagATCCTGTACATTCTTACCTGCTTTAAATAAAGTTgctctctttctgtttctggGAGTGCTGATTGTGCAGCTGTGGTCCTGATCGGTCTCACTGTCTGAAACAATTAAAGAACTGCTGATGTTGTAAAGAAGCTGTTCAGTCAGCTGGACTGTGATGTTCTTGGATGAAGGGCTGGGGGACCAGGTGAGTTCAGGCTCAGGGTAGATCCcctctgagctgcaggtgatGATGTTTCCTACCTGCTGAATGTTGACTTTACGGACAGGagctgcaaaagaaagaaagggagcaGGTGTTTTGTTCACATATTTTAGGTCTACttcattaattttaaaacaaatttggTGACATATGTTTATACAAAAATATGATCAAGTGTTACaacaacaaagatttaattGTGTTAACCTATTAAAGTTCTGTGAAGTATTTTGAATCAACCTTTAAGTAGAAAATCTCTGTGTACAAAATTATAACTGACTCACATtttcagtaaataaaaatagaaaaaaaaacgatATCAGAGGAGACAAATTTCTTGAATGAATACATTTTATGTGACTCTTACCATCTATCTTTAGGTTAATAAATGATTCTTGGTTTCCTCTGTCAGTGCTGGTGTAGCACTTGTATTTGCCTTCATCCTGAACCTCCACCTTTGTCAGCTGCAGTGAGGCGTTTCCTGTGGAGATCCGGTCATTGAACAGTGATGTCCTGCCTCTGAAGTGCTGGTTCTGATGTTCCAGCTGATCTTTGTTGTGGTAGAATGAGTGGACAGTAATGTCTCTTGCTGATACCTGTTGCCAGTGGATGACTACATCACTGCCACCATAGCTGCACGGCAACATGCATCTCTCCATGAAAATGCAGGACACCTCAGTATCTGCAACAACAGGTAGAGACACATGATCAAAGTCATGAATcagaggttttgtgtttgtgtatttgagtTGTTTCTATTTGGGTT
It contains:
- the LOC106097100 gene encoding V-set domain-containing T-cell activation inhibitor 1-like → MAGIKCVVFLVVLTFQWTFVKADTEVSCIFMERCMLPCSYGGSDVVIHWQQVSARDITVHSFYHNKDQLEHQNQHFRGRTSLFNDRISTGNASLQLTKVEVQDEGKYKCYTSTDRGNQESFINLKIDAPVRKVNIQQVGNIITCSSEGIYPEPELTWSPSPSSKNITVQLTEQLLYNISSSLIVSDSETDQDHSCTISTPRNRKRATLFKAVILVWSNTDKQTTIPCPPSDTSFSYLIWRFNHSQTVVTRSGADISYTVYAGWEQHVKHVSESGSLTLQNLTANHEGIYTCELRDAEESKVSESVMMMMTNGAPKDPNLKHSTHVGVIIVAVLCCALACLILYCKYRRSTSDTNQPIPNEGSVSGSNSN